A DNA window from Loxodonta africana isolate mLoxAfr1 chromosome 7, mLoxAfr1.hap2, whole genome shotgun sequence contains the following coding sequences:
- the LOC135231845 gene encoding olfactory receptor 9G19-like codes for METDNHTVTEFILVGFTTDPVMQLILFLVFLAVYSVTLVGNTMLITLICNESRLHTPMYFFIGHLSFLDLWYSSVNTPKILKTCISEDKSISFAGCVAQFFFSAGLGFSECYLLATMAYDRHVAISKPLLYSQAMSIWLCAFLVAASYLGGFINSYIITKRTFALNFCGDNVIDDFFCDLLPLVKLACGRKDGYQTLLYFLLASNVIMPLVLILTSYLFIITTILRIRSTQGRLKAFSTCSSHLISVTLYYGSILYIYCRPRSSYSMDRDKIVSTFYTVVFPTLNPMIYSLRNKDVKHALNKLFK; via the coding sequence ATGGAGACGGACAATCACACTGTGACTGAGTTCATCCTAGTGGGCTTCACAACAGACCCTGTGATGCAGTTGATCCTATTTCTGGTGTTCCTTGCTGTGTACTCTGTGACCCTGGTAGGAAATACCATGCTCATAACATTAATCTGTAATGAATCCCggctccacacacccatgtattttTTCATTGGCCACCTGTCATTCCTGGATCTCTGGTATTCCTCTGTCAACACCCCAAAGATCCTAAAGACTTGCATCTCTGAGGACAAAAGTATTTCCTTTGCTGGCTGTGTAGCTCAGTTCTTCTTCTCTGCTGGGCTGGGATTTAGTGAGTGTTACTTGTTGGCCACCATGGCTTATGACCGCCATGTGGCCATCTCAAAACCACTGCTTTATTCTCAGGCAATGTCCATATGGCTGTGCGCATTTTTGGTAGCAGCCTCATATCTTGGTGGATTTATTAACTCTTACATCATCACCAAAAGAACTTTTGCACTGAACTTCTGTGGTGACAATGTCATTGATGACTTTTTCTGTGATTTACTTCCCCTGGTGAAGCTGGCTTGTGGCAGAAAAGATGGCTACCAGACTCTACTGTATTTTCTCCTGGCCTCCAATGTCATCATGCCCCTTGTGCTCATACTCACCTCCTATCTCTTCATCATTACCACCATCTTGAGGATCCGCTCCACCCAGGGCCGCCTCAAAGCCTTTTCTACCTGCTCTTCCCACTTGATTTCTGTCACCTTATACTATGGCTCCATTCTCTACATCTACTGTCGCCCCCGATCTAGCTATTCCATGGATAGGGACAAAATAGTTTCTACCTTTTACACTGTGGTCTTCCCCACATTGAATCCTatgatctacagcctgaggaataaggatgtgaaACATGCTCTGAATAAACTCTTTAAATAA